The following proteins are encoded in a genomic region of Paenibacillus sp. FSL R7-0273:
- a CDS encoding ABC transporter permease: MKEGNRVLSLYTLLVFIFLLGPLVIISITSFEPGTVLKFPPEGFSLKWYRNIFEVSAFMDTFKTSIIISLLGNLLALLLGVPAAYALSRYRFRGRDTLNAIFLSPVLIPGIVLGFTLLRYLIVVYGLPIYAGLLIGHTVIMLPFIIRVIASSLENFDFAVEEAAQSLGASRLYTFFKIVLPNIRSGILAAILIAFLESFNNVDISVFMTGPGISTLPIQMLTYVQNYFDPTIAAISVILMVLTAALMFVIERLMGFAYFTKR; this comes from the coding sequence ATGAAGGAAGGCAACCGCGTGCTGTCCTTGTACACACTGCTGGTCTTTATATTTTTGCTGGGTCCGCTCGTAATCATCTCGATTACTTCCTTTGAGCCGGGCACGGTCCTGAAATTCCCCCCTGAGGGCTTTTCGCTGAAATGGTACCGGAATATTTTTGAGGTCAGCGCCTTTATGGACACCTTCAAAACCTCCATTATCATCTCGCTGCTCGGCAATCTGCTGGCGCTCCTGCTGGGTGTGCCTGCGGCCTATGCGCTGAGCCGTTACCGGTTCCGCGGGCGGGATACGCTGAATGCGATTTTCCTGTCGCCGGTGCTGATTCCCGGGATTGTGCTGGGCTTCACGCTGCTGCGCTACCTGATTGTCGTCTACGGGCTGCCGATTTACGCCGGACTGCTGATTGGCCATACGGTCATTATGCTGCCGTTTATTATCCGGGTCATTGCTTCAAGCCTGGAGAATTTCGATTTTGCGGTGGAGGAGGCGGCTCAGAGCCTGGGAGCTTCGAGACTGTACACGTTCTTCAAAATCGTACTGCCCAACATCCGCTCGGGGATTCTGGCGGCGATTCTGATCGCTTTTCTGGAGTCGTTCAACAACGTCGATATTTCCGTCTTCATGACCGGTCCGGGGATCAGTACCCTGCCGATTCAAATGCTGACCTATGTGCAAAATTACTTCGATCCTACAATTGCCGCGATCTCCGTCATTCTGATGGTGCTGACGGCAGCGCTGATGTTCGTCATCGAGCGGCTGATGGGATTCGCTTATTTCACCAAAAGATAG
- a CDS encoding ABC transporter ATP-binding protein, translated as MSLLSLEQVSVAYDNRLILEDFNLSLAKGQLLSLLGPSGCGKTTTLRLIAGFLNAEAGAFMFGGKDYTKVPVEKRNFGFVFQSYALFPHLSVFDNVAFGLRLRKLKEAEVKKRVTRMLEIVSLGGFEKRLPAALSGGQRQRVAIARALVIEPDLLLFDEPLSNLDANLRVNMRVEIRRIQQELGITTVYVSHDQEECFSISDQVAVMNNGKIEQLDKPSAIFKYPASEFVARFIGFGNFIAFDGRNDEGSDIELSRGALKFQAAKRPEGLGNTGLLGAIRPDDLQLFAASPEPGTASNILPGTVQISTYLGRSYQYQVETELGVFTVNQEMEQPFVQGQRVTVYFPKEKLVLVQ; from the coding sequence ATGTCACTTTTAAGTCTTGAGCAGGTATCGGTTGCTTATGACAACCGTCTGATACTGGAGGATTTCAATCTGTCGCTGGCCAAAGGGCAACTGCTTTCCCTGCTCGGCCCCAGCGGCTGCGGCAAAACAACGACCCTGCGCCTGATCGCCGGATTTCTGAATGCGGAAGCGGGAGCTTTTATGTTCGGGGGAAAGGATTACACCAAGGTTCCGGTCGAAAAGCGTAATTTCGGCTTCGTGTTCCAGAGCTATGCGCTGTTCCCGCATCTGTCGGTGTTTGATAATGTGGCGTTCGGCCTGCGACTGCGCAAGCTGAAGGAAGCGGAAGTGAAGAAGCGGGTAACCCGGATGCTGGAGATTGTCAGTCTGGGCGGCTTTGAAAAAAGACTTCCGGCAGCCCTGTCCGGCGGACAGCGCCAGCGGGTCGCGATTGCCCGGGCGCTCGTCATTGAGCCGGATCTGCTGCTGTTCGACGAACCTCTGAGCAACCTCGACGCGAACCTGCGGGTGAACATGCGCGTGGAAATCCGCCGCATCCAGCAGGAGCTGGGCATCACGACCGTATATGTCTCCCATGACCAGGAGGAGTGTTTCTCGATCTCCGATCAGGTGGCGGTGATGAACAATGGCAAAATCGAGCAGCTAGACAAGCCGTCGGCCATCTTCAAATACCCGGCCAGCGAGTTCGTGGCCCGGTTTATCGGGTTCGGGAACTTTATCGCTTTTGACGGACGGAATGATGAGGGTTCGGATATTGAGCTTAGCAGAGGAGCGCTGAAGTTTCAGGCGGCCAAACGGCCGGAGGGCCTCGGTAACACAGGATTGCTTGGAGCGATCCGCCCTGATGATCTGCAGCTGTTTGCAGCCAGCCCGGAGCCGGGCACGGCCAGTAATATTTTGCCGGGAACGGTGCAGATTAGCACGTATCTGGGCCGCAGCTACCAGTATCAGGTGGAGACGGAGCTGGGTGTATTCACGGTGAATCAGGAGATGGAGCAGCCATTCGTGCAGGGACAGCGGGTTACGGTTTATTTTCCAAAAGAGAAGCTGGTGCTGGTGCAGTAG
- a CDS encoding adenine deaminase, translated as MITDQLILNAKVYNSYYKRFETANVAVKDGRFLYVGQLGAETFAARETIDAKGQYLVPGLIDIHLHIESTMITPETFSYGILQHGVTTIVPEPHEMANVFGVEGVHEMIRASKDCLVDMFYAIPSSVPATPLETTGGSIEIADIDELMETEQMICLGEVMNFVDVIRDPDCKSNQILQHVRSKYPGLVIEGHTPKLLDLELHQLIFAGIDSDHTHQSIEGLTARIAAGMFIEIQEKSMTPEVVDYLIQHPVSEHFCFVTDDVMTDSLAATGHLDHLVRKAIAMGMAPEAAVYAATYTPARRMKLDDRGVIAPNKTADYLLLSDLSSFTIEAVYKRGAQVWDRSRPQVQATPEPRFPAHFYRSVQLAPLSAGDFAVRSELPDGRYGARVMTVNNVSTFTEEKHVEAEVKDGLLQWQDTGCGLIATFERYGKTGGRAYGLIVGDTIKRGAIATTYSHDNHNLLVVGHNAGDMALAANTVIAEQGGFCVVCDGVVLALLALPVGGILTEAPLAETAERVLGLRTAMESLGYNHYNPIMSISTHSLPVSPALKITDFGLIDVVAGKVVPLLFPLGEA; from the coding sequence ATGATTACAGATCAACTTATACTGAACGCTAAAGTGTACAACAGTTACTATAAACGGTTTGAGACAGCGAATGTTGCGGTAAAAGACGGGCGTTTTCTCTATGTCGGCCAGCTTGGTGCGGAAACGTTCGCAGCTAGAGAGACGATTGATGCTAAGGGGCAGTATCTGGTGCCCGGACTGATTGATATCCACCTGCATATTGAGAGCACGATGATTACACCGGAGACGTTCTCCTATGGTATTCTGCAGCATGGCGTAACGACGATTGTTCCCGAGCCGCATGAGATGGCCAATGTGTTCGGCGTTGAAGGTGTGCATGAGATGATCCGGGCCAGCAAGGACTGTCTGGTGGATATGTTCTATGCGATTCCGAGCTCGGTGCCTGCAACTCCCCTGGAAACGACGGGCGGCTCGATTGAAATTGCCGATATCGATGAGCTGATGGAGACGGAGCAGATGATCTGCCTCGGCGAGGTCATGAACTTCGTTGATGTCATCCGTGATCCCGATTGTAAAAGCAACCAGATTCTTCAGCACGTCCGCAGCAAGTATCCCGGTCTGGTTATCGAAGGACATACGCCGAAGCTGCTCGACCTCGAGCTGCATCAGCTGATCTTTGCCGGGATTGATTCGGATCACACCCATCAGAGCATTGAAGGCCTGACTGCGCGGATTGCCGCCGGGATGTTCATCGAGATTCAGGAGAAGTCGATGACACCGGAGGTTGTCGACTACCTGATCCAGCATCCGGTCAGCGAGCATTTCTGCTTCGTGACCGATGATGTAATGACTGACTCGCTCGCAGCGACCGGGCATCTGGATCATCTCGTCCGCAAGGCCATCGCCATGGGCATGGCACCGGAGGCCGCTGTCTATGCGGCCACCTACACGCCGGCCAGGCGGATGAAGCTGGACGACCGCGGCGTGATCGCGCCGAACAAAACCGCCGATTACCTGCTGCTGTCTGACCTCAGCAGCTTCACGATTGAGGCGGTTTACAAGCGCGGCGCGCAGGTCTGGGACCGCAGCCGGCCGCAGGTGCAAGCAACGCCGGAGCCGCGCTTCCCGGCGCATTTTTACCGGAGCGTGCAGCTGGCGCCGCTTAGCGCCGGTGACTTCGCGGTGCGCTCGGAGCTGCCGGACGGCCGCTACGGCGCCCGTGTGATGACGGTCAACAACGTGTCCACGTTTACCGAAGAAAAGCATGTCGAGGCCGAAGTGAAGGACGGCCTGCTGCAATGGCAGGACACCGGCTGCGGCCTGATCGCCACCTTTGAGCGGTACGGCAAAACCGGAGGCCGCGCCTACGGCCTAATCGTCGGCGACACGATCAAGCGCGGTGCGATTGCGACAACGTATTCGCACGACAACCACAACCTGCTCGTTGTCGGACACAACGCCGGGGACATGGCGCTCGCCGCCAATACGGTTATTGCCGAGCAGGGCGGATTCTGCGTCGTCTGTGACGGCGTAGTGCTGGCCCTGCTGGCGCTGCCGGTCGGTGGCATCCTGACCGAGGCTCCGCTCGCCGAGACGGCGGAGCGCGTGCTGGGGCTGCGCACAGCGATGGAATCGCTGGGCTACAACCACTACAACCCGATCATGTCGATCAGCACGCATTCGCTGCCGGTAAGTCCGGCGCTGAAGATTACGGACTTTGGGCTGATCGATGTTGTCGCGGGCAAGGTAGTGCCGCTGCTGTTCCCGCTGGGGGAAGCGTGA
- a CDS encoding CYTH domain-containing protein — protein sequence MSMEIERKFLLPEYPEQLIEGGELKVITRHSIDQTYLAIEDGQELRVRKITDLDSGEVTFTHTFKDGKGISRKEIEYDISEGLYNQMIEAVKAVPLVKTRTTAVWNGITVEIDVYTQLQLTVIEVEFDSLEEAESFTAPEWFGEDVSTEKKYSNKTVWKELQKK from the coding sequence ATGTCTATGGAGATTGAACGCAAGTTCCTGCTGCCGGAATATCCGGAGCAACTGATTGAGGGCGGAGAGCTCAAAGTAATTACGCGGCACAGCATTGACCAGACGTATCTGGCGATTGAGGACGGGCAGGAGCTGCGGGTGCGCAAGATTACCGATCTCGACTCGGGCGAGGTTACGTTTACGCATACGTTTAAGGACGGCAAGGGCATCAGCCGCAAGGAGATCGAATATGACATCTCGGAAGGGCTGTATAACCAGATGATTGAGGCCGTTAAGGCGGTTCCCCTGGTCAAAACACGTACCACAGCAGTATGGAACGGCATCACCGTAGAGATCGACGTCTACACCCAGCTGCAGCTCACAGTAATTGAGGTGGAGTTCGATTCCCTGGAGGAAGCGGAGAGCTTCACCGCTCCTGAATGGTTCGGAGAAGATGTAAGTACAGAGAAAAAGTACAGCAACAAAACCGTCTGGAAAGAGCTGCAGAAGAAGTAA
- the thrC gene encoding threonine synthase, with translation MEYISTRGKVEARGFIDTVLMGLADDGGLMVPIQIPVIAPDTLEEWRKLSFQELFLEIFSHYTNDEIPYNDLKEMVYTSYGNFRAPEVTPLHKLNDSLYVLELFHGPTFAFKDVALQFMGELYSYIAKVRGEIIHILGATSGDTGAAAIQGVRGKEGIKICILHPHNKVSKVQELQMTTVDDSNVLNLSVEGNFDDCQKVIKELFADLDFKGKYHLRAINSINFVRILAQTVYYFYAYLQIENSSEKKINISVPSGNFGNIFSGFLAKKMGLPVNKLIIATNENNILERFILTGEYKPGEFTSTYSPSMDIQVASNFERYLYYLLGEDAVKLSEYMAGLAADGKITVDGGLFAQVQSDFSALGAKNQQCLDIISKYKQEYSYLLDPHTACGIAAYEAFSGPDEATITFATAHPAKFDEAIALTGIKQEFPQQISALFDMPQHMKVVEHDKAAIVRELQDFFG, from the coding sequence ATGGAGTATATAAGCACAAGAGGAAAAGTGGAAGCTAGAGGCTTTATTGATACAGTCCTGATGGGACTGGCGGATGACGGCGGGCTGATGGTGCCTATCCAGATCCCGGTAATTGCCCCGGATACGCTGGAGGAATGGCGCAAGCTCAGCTTCCAGGAGCTGTTCCTGGAGATTTTCTCACACTATACCAATGATGAAATTCCTTATAATGACCTCAAAGAAATGGTCTACACCAGCTATGGCAATTTCCGCGCGCCGGAAGTGACGCCTCTCCATAAATTAAATGATTCTCTCTACGTGCTTGAGCTGTTCCATGGGCCGACGTTTGCGTTCAAGGATGTGGCGCTGCAGTTCATGGGCGAGCTGTACTCTTATATTGCCAAGGTGCGCGGGGAGATTATTCATATTCTCGGGGCAACCTCAGGGGATACTGGTGCAGCGGCGATTCAGGGCGTACGCGGCAAAGAAGGCATCAAAATCTGTATTCTGCATCCGCATAACAAGGTGAGCAAGGTGCAGGAGCTGCAGATGACCACCGTGGACGACAGCAATGTGCTGAATTTGTCTGTGGAAGGTAACTTTGACGACTGCCAGAAGGTGATCAAGGAGCTGTTCGCCGACCTGGACTTTAAAGGCAAATATCACCTGCGGGCGATCAACTCGATCAACTTTGTGCGTATTCTGGCCCAGACGGTCTATTACTTCTATGCTTACCTGCAGATTGAGAACAGCAGTGAGAAGAAGATTAATATCAGTGTGCCTTCGGGCAACTTCGGCAATATTTTCTCCGGCTTCCTGGCCAAGAAGATGGGCCTGCCGGTCAACAAGCTGATCATCGCCACCAACGAAAACAACATTCTCGAGCGTTTCATCCTCACCGGCGAATACAAACCGGGTGAATTTACGAGCACCTACAGTCCTTCGATGGATATTCAGGTGGCGAGCAATTTTGAGCGGTATCTGTATTATCTGCTGGGCGAGGATGCAGTGAAGCTGTCGGAGTATATGGCCGGGCTTGCGGCAGACGGTAAAATTACGGTGGACGGCGGACTGTTTGCGCAGGTGCAGTCTGATTTTTCCGCGCTTGGCGCGAAGAATCAGCAGTGTCTGGACATCATCAGCAAATATAAACAAGAGTACAGCTATCTGCTTGATCCGCACACAGCCTGCGGAATTGCCGCCTATGAGGCGTTCAGCGGACCGGATGAGGCTACCATTACGTTCGCTACCGCACATCCTGCCAAATTTGACGAGGCGATTGCCCTCACCGGAATCAAGCAGGAATTCCCGCAGCAGATTTCCGCATTGTTCGATATGCCGCAGCATATGAAAGTTGTGGAGCATGACAAGGCGGCTATTGTGCGCGAGCTGCAGGATTTTTTCGGCTAA
- a CDS encoding Gfo/Idh/MocA family protein, which translates to MTIRFGVVGTNWITDRFIQAGLENEDFILTAVYSRTEEKGQAFAAKYAGAAIYTNLEDMVSSQDVDAVYIASPNSMHAEQAVICMNHGKHVLCEKPAASNSRELKLMIEAARANDVLLMEAMKSTMMPNFSVIKDNLYKLGTVRRYFASYCQYSSRYDAYRQGTVLNAFNPEYSNGSLMDLGIYCLYPMVALFGKPDAVKAAGYMLSSGVDGEGSMVMSYPDMDAVIMHSKISDSYLPAEIQGENGTMVIDKINQPYQVKIHYRDGTVEELTVPQVYEAMYYEAHEFIELLKNGQRESSINSHGNSLAVAEIMEEARRQIGLRYAGDL; encoded by the coding sequence ATGACAATTCGTTTCGGGGTCGTTGGCACCAACTGGATTACAGACCGTTTTATTCAGGCTGGACTGGAAAATGAGGATTTTATTCTGACTGCGGTGTACTCCCGTACAGAGGAAAAGGGCCAGGCTTTTGCCGCTAAATATGCGGGAGCCGCTATCTATACTAACCTGGAGGATATGGTATCCAGCCAGGATGTGGATGCTGTGTACATAGCCAGTCCCAATTCGATGCACGCCGAGCAGGCGGTCATCTGCATGAACCACGGCAAGCATGTCCTGTGTGAAAAGCCGGCGGCCTCCAACAGCAGAGAGCTGAAGCTCATGATCGAGGCGGCCCGCGCGAATGATGTGCTGCTGATGGAAGCGATGAAATCGACAATGATGCCGAATTTCAGTGTGATCAAAGACAATCTGTATAAGCTGGGCACAGTACGGCGTTATTTCGCGAGCTATTGTCAATACTCATCCCGTTATGATGCTTACCGCCAGGGGACTGTGCTGAATGCTTTTAATCCGGAATATTCCAACGGCTCGCTGATGGATCTGGGGATTTACTGCCTGTATCCAATGGTGGCGTTGTTCGGCAAGCCGGATGCGGTGAAGGCGGCAGGCTATATGCTGTCCTCCGGGGTCGACGGTGAAGGCAGCATGGTTATGAGCTACCCGGATATGGATGCTGTCATTATGCATTCCAAAATTTCCGACTCCTATCTGCCTGCTGAAATTCAGGGGGAGAACGGAACGATGGTCATCGATAAAATCAATCAGCCGTACCAGGTCAAAATTCATTACCGCGACGGAACGGTTGAGGAGCTTACGGTGCCGCAGGTGTATGAAGCAATGTATTATGAGGCGCACGAATTCATTGAGCTGCTGAAAAACGGCCAGCGCGAAAGCAGCATCAACAGCCACGGAAATTCGCTGGCCGTAGCTGAGATTATGGAGGAGGCCAGACGGCAGATCGGCCTCCGCTATGCAGGTGATCTATAG
- a CDS encoding radical SAM/SPASM domain-containing protein: MKTFKKVYIEITSVCNLACSFCPPTERQKNFMKPDTFNKILDEIKPHSNHIYLHVKGEPLLHPKIGELLDAAHAKGFKVNITTNGTLIHKAGPKIIGKPALRQMNFSLHSFDGHEGSENREGYLREIISFVREASAQGVIISFRLWNLTEDNQTNVTRMRNRETLVVLEEAFNLDYRIEEKVVPGSGVKIAPRVYLNQDHEFRWPALHEPEDDGKGFCHALRSQAAVLVDGTVVPCCLDGEGVINLGNLHEQPFSEIVEGERANNLFYGFSRREAVEELCRKCGYRQRFGT; the protein is encoded by the coding sequence TTGAAGACATTTAAAAAGGTATACATCGAGATTACAAGCGTCTGCAACCTGGCCTGCAGCTTTTGTCCGCCGACGGAGCGGCAGAAAAACTTCATGAAGCCGGACACCTTCAACAAAATTCTGGATGAGATTAAGCCGCACAGCAATCATATCTATCTTCATGTTAAGGGAGAGCCGCTGCTGCATCCGAAGATCGGCGAGCTGCTGGATGCAGCGCATGCCAAAGGCTTCAAGGTTAATATTACGACCAACGGAACGCTGATTCATAAAGCCGGACCGAAGATTATCGGCAAGCCGGCGCTGCGCCAGATGAATTTCTCCCTGCACAGCTTCGACGGGCATGAGGGCTCGGAGAACCGCGAGGGCTATCTGCGGGAGATTATTTCGTTTGTCCGCGAAGCCTCCGCGCAGGGCGTCATTATCTCCTTCCGGCTGTGGAATCTGACGGAGGACAACCAGACGAACGTGACGCGGATGCGCAACCGCGAGACATTAGTGGTGCTGGAGGAGGCCTTCAATCTGGATTACCGGATTGAAGAGAAGGTGGTTCCCGGCAGCGGCGTCAAGATTGCGCCGCGCGTCTATCTGAACCAGGACCACGAGTTCAGATGGCCGGCCCTGCACGAGCCGGAGGATGACGGCAAGGGCTTCTGCCATGCGCTGCGCAGCCAGGCAGCGGTGCTGGTCGACGGCACGGTGGTACCGTGCTGTCTGGACGGCGAGGGCGTCATCAACCTCGGCAACCTGCATGAGCAGCCGTTCTCCGAGATTGTCGAGGGCGAGCGTGCGAATAATCTGTTCTACGGCTTCTCCCGCAGGGAAGCGGTGGAGGAGCTGTGCCGCAAGTGCGGGTACCGCCAGCGGTTCGGGACCTGA
- a CDS encoding LacI family DNA-binding transcriptional regulator, which yields MRRKVTIQSIADFTGLSKFAVSRALSNKPGVSTQTRDTILKAAGQLGYFKDSLPAKAPGGPVDLDMRKWSGTIVILFPNVRYQNPESLYWGPVFNGISSRLDQRGINVVTLTEPKGDSLFSLLHPEAIMGVITVGSISTPILLEIRSLGIPVMMVDHADPGFKSDSIFTDNMTVMKELMELAIGRGYTRFQFIGNIRDAESFYERFLVFRAALEDKGISLSQIPALIAPEIDQFRETFAAAVTEHGLPDIFICANDTYALFAIETMEYMGLPVPANLAFTGFDNTYPSLPLLATVNVDKGQLGMRAVDQMLWRILNPGTSFEKILIQADLIIKG from the coding sequence ATGCGACGCAAAGTAACGATTCAATCTATAGCTGATTTCACCGGACTATCCAAATTTGCGGTTTCACGGGCCTTATCAAATAAACCAGGAGTCAGCACCCAGACCCGGGATACGATACTCAAAGCCGCCGGCCAGCTTGGTTATTTCAAGGACTCTCTGCCGGCGAAGGCACCGGGCGGACCGGTTGATCTGGATATGCGCAAATGGTCCGGGACCATTGTGATCCTGTTTCCTAACGTCCGCTACCAGAACCCGGAATCCTTATACTGGGGTCCGGTGTTTAACGGCATCTCCTCGAGGCTGGACCAGCGGGGCATCAACGTGGTGACATTAACCGAGCCCAAGGGTGACTCCCTGTTCTCGCTTCTGCATCCCGAGGCCATAATGGGTGTAATTACCGTCGGCTCGATCTCAACCCCCATTCTGCTGGAGATCAGGAGCCTTGGGATTCCTGTCATGATGGTAGATCATGCTGACCCCGGCTTCAAAAGCGATTCCATCTTTACCGATAACATGACTGTGATGAAGGAACTGATGGAGCTGGCCATCGGTAGGGGATATACCCGCTTCCAGTTCATCGGCAACATCCGCGATGCTGAAAGCTTCTATGAACGCTTCCTTGTCTTCCGTGCGGCACTGGAGGACAAGGGGATCAGTCTCAGCCAGATTCCTGCGCTGATCGCGCCTGAGATTGACCAGTTCAGGGAGACCTTCGCAGCTGCTGTTACCGAGCATGGCCTGCCTGATATTTTCATATGCGCCAACGATACCTATGCGCTGTTCGCGATCGAAACCATGGAATACATGGGCCTGCCTGTCCCCGCCAATCTGGCCTTCACCGGCTTTGATAACACCTATCCTTCACTGCCTCTTCTGGCTACCGTGAATGTTGATAAGGGACAGCTTGGTATGCGGGCGGTAGACCAGATGCTGTGGAGAATCCTTAATCCCGGTACAAGCTTTGAAAAAATCCTTATCCAGGCTGATCTGATCATCAAAGGCTGA
- a CDS encoding ABC transporter substrate-binding protein gives MKRVKGYSVLLLCLVFLLTACSGGNNAANSPKNNPTAEPAATEAVAEATAEPTAAPVDMGGRVIKVAAWWDLKPAGNSASEKERLAKIAEVEEKYNCKFEFVNVPFEEFMPKFTATALTGEPFADIVIMEYNSAWPAILKGQLMKVSEFTTAESNINNEATLLVKAPQIANEYYAFAEPGTGGAGLHYNRDLFKKLGLPDLQEVYASGQWTWDKFIEIAKQATKDTDNDGKIDTYGFSGWAIDILRNFSAANGGKIVDEATGTQGLTDPKVIETAEFINRLYNVENVMKVKGTDKVGYDEFNTFKDGDVAMFPAPVWNLGDLTFDFGIVPFPNGPSGSPEVTYADNGKNAFFIPKGVKDPAAAYQAFEETYDITQTGDFPSQEWLESIYAHEEDVAMLHDHINNTGQILLETAYPDFPTYGFMKDIIVDNQSVTATAEKYKPEAEASIAKLGK, from the coding sequence ATGAAAAGAGTGAAGGGGTATTCCGTTTTATTGCTGTGCCTGGTCTTTCTGCTTACAGCCTGCAGCGGCGGGAATAATGCGGCGAACAGTCCCAAAAATAATCCGACTGCAGAGCCGGCTGCGACAGAGGCGGTTGCAGAAGCGACTGCAGAGCCTACTGCGGCACCGGTGGATATGGGCGGGCGTGTCATTAAGGTTGCTGCCTGGTGGGACCTCAAGCCGGCGGGGAATTCTGCTTCCGAGAAGGAGCGGCTCGCCAAGATTGCTGAGGTGGAGGAGAAATACAACTGCAAATTTGAATTTGTAAATGTTCCGTTCGAAGAGTTTATGCCCAAGTTCACAGCAACTGCGCTTACAGGAGAGCCCTTTGCCGACATCGTAATTATGGAGTACAACTCGGCATGGCCGGCCATTCTCAAGGGGCAGCTGATGAAGGTCAGCGAATTCACAACGGCTGAATCCAATATTAATAACGAAGCGACACTGCTGGTTAAGGCCCCGCAGATCGCCAATGAATATTACGCTTTTGCGGAGCCGGGAACCGGCGGCGCGGGCCTGCATTACAACCGCGACTTATTCAAGAAGCTGGGCCTGCCGGATCTGCAGGAGGTATATGCGAGCGGACAATGGACCTGGGATAAATTCATTGAAATCGCCAAGCAGGCCACCAAGGATACCGATAATGACGGCAAGATCGATACGTACGGGTTCTCGGGCTGGGCTATCGACATCCTCCGTAATTTCTCTGCAGCCAACGGAGGCAAAATTGTTGATGAAGCTACAGGCACCCAAGGCCTGACAGATCCAAAGGTCATTGAAACGGCGGAGTTCATCAACCGGCTCTACAATGTGGAGAATGTCATGAAGGTTAAAGGTACTGACAAAGTCGGCTATGACGAGTTCAACACCTTCAAAGACGGCGATGTGGCGATGTTCCCGGCTCCGGTATGGAATCTGGGCGACCTGACCTTTGATTTCGGTATCGTACCGTTCCCTAACGGCCCGTCAGGATCGCCGGAAGTAACGTATGCGGATAACGGAAAGAATGCCTTCTTTATTCCTAAGGGTGTAAAAGATCCGGCAGCTGCTTATCAGGCGTTCGAGGAAACGTATGACATTACCCAGACCGGTGATTTCCCGAGCCAGGAATGGCTGGAAAGCATTTATGCCCATGAAGAGGATGTAGCGATGCTGCATGATCACATCAACAACACCGGCCAGATTCTGCTGGAAACCGCTTATCCGGATTTCCCGACCTACGGCTTTATGAAGGATATTATCGTAGATAATCAGTCGGTTACCGCGACTGCCGAGAAGTATAAACCGGAAGCGGAGGCTTCCATTGCCAAGCTGGGCAAGTAA